Genomic window (Phragmites australis chromosome 5, lpPhrAust1.1, whole genome shotgun sequence):
agaagctcgagtgaGTTCAACTCGATAAGCACTAACAGCTCAAGTAATCttaactcgagaagctcgagtaggttcaactTAGGTTACACgagtagtaaaaggtgatgactgtttcacctgaggcacaaaatgaagtgCCACAATCTCACAAGGGATAAAGCGTGCCTTTCGCAAATTAGATCTAGCCTTAgacttctctttcttttgttgtttatctAGTGTAAAACAAAAATCTACTAGATGTCCATCTCTAAAACAATGTGTGCAAGTATACTTAACCTCATGTATGGATTTTGAGGAAGAaacaacatttgcattcattgtagaggaTAAAAATCTGGTAGATTTAAAAATaaccttcttaggttcagattcagcaagagcttcaaatttACCACTATGAAACAATCAGCTATTTTTAAAACCTAGAGCGATCTAGCAAGTAAAGTTGACTATATAGAGCACCTAAGGCATACGGATTCCTCCAAAAATTGAAACCTCTAAGCACCAAGTCGCCACAGATGACTGGCGCCAGTCAAAGATAGAGCTCCTCTCTATTTTGCTTGAGCTTGGGGTAGGGGAGATCGACTAATATATACTATACACTTACCACTAGAAGGTTTGGGACAAAAAAAAGGGCAGTGATAATatcttatcactgctggttcatgcGGTCTCAGTGATTAATTGGTTGATGAAGGTTATAAATCAACAGTAATactttatcactgtcagttccaGTTGAACCAACAATAATAACTAGTCGTGGATTAGGGTTTCTGTAGCAGTAGCAGTTGCCCACTGCCTTCAACTTGTAGCATGGATAAACACACTATGCGTGATCGCAAGGATTACAACCCCTGTATGAGTTTTGTAAGTGGTTGACTTGCGTCCCAGCTTTCCTTATGGACGTGATCAACAAGGACTACCCtgagttgataaaaaaaaacctgaTCCTCCTCTGTTTCATTGATGGCATGCAAACACAGGTAGGGATAAAAACAATCGAGAGAAATCCCATTCCGTCCCACTCCATTTTCGACATTTGTTCCGGCCGTTTTCGTATTTTCGAGACTTATACGGAAATAGGATGAAAATAGgataattaatttaaaaatagagTTAAAAATGGTTTTACTATTTTCCCGACCGTTTTGTCGAAATCCCatttttaatttagaattttCCGTAGAATTTCTGTTTTTCAATTAAGCCCACAGTAACCGGGCCACAACCCGAACTAGAATAGCCCAATGCCACTGGCCTACTTCACCCATCGCCTACTGTCCTGCACTCCACTGCCCCCGCCTGTGGCCCTAGCTCTGCCCTTGCCACCTACGGCCCTACGTGTCGTCCGCTCTAGCAGCCGTCCATCTCCTGCCAGGCCACATAGCGTTAAGTCTGGATAGACTATATTGCTAGGTTGCTTGTAGACACCATGACTGTCACTGTGAGTCTGTGATAGCTTAAACAGCTTGCCATTTTGGATAGCGATGCCATTTTGCCTAATTCTTTGTTGACTTGGCAAATAAGCACTTACATGCCTGCAGTGCTGCTAGAGACTTGTTGCATGCATGGTTCACAGAAAtttcattatttattttttatgtattgcatctttTCCATGATctcttaaaaaatttagttgTTAAGAGTAAAAAAAGAACTGTATCTTTGTCATGTTGTTATTGTCTGTCATCGTAGATAGCCTATGCTTCAATAGTCCAAAATGGGTATAGCATTTACCCAGGTTGGTACAGCATACCCAACCTTGACTTTTCATTGAAGATTAATGGATACTTTGTGATTATCAAACATGTGTGATAGCGAAGGAGTATTTTCTTGATTGCAAGATAAAGTAAAATATCATCTTAAGTTCATATTCTtgttattttttggattttgacACTACAAAATGTCTCTGTTATGGCAATGCAGAAGTTGCTTTGCGACTGCGTAATTTATTGATGCACACTTCTGAGTCGGTGTTTCCGGTTTGAATTATCGGTTCCCGACTGATACAGACGTGTTTACCTTCGGATTGGTTCATTTTTGATATCCTAATATTTTTGAGTTCAGACTCGTTTCTGGGTTTTCTATTTTcaagagaaaatttgaaaataaaaatggttAGAGGATTTTTCGGATGTTTCCATCTGAGTGGTGCAACCCAAGCAAGAAAAACAGCCAGCAAACGCAAAAGAAAACAATTTCAGTGATAGAAAAGATGATTATTCCGTATCCACATCCTAAATTCCAGGTACATTATCCAAAATTTCGTGTATATCATGTACACGTCCACCAAATCCCAACGTTCCCATCTAGAATGCGACCTCAACCACCTCTACGGCCGTGCACCAGATATTCGTATGTCCACTAActtataaaaaattgagaaaagaaaaagaaattctcGTCCTACAAATTATTGAACAGAATCTTTAGAAAAGAACTCAACTCCAAATTTCCAGTATGTGTAAGTATCAAATTAAGAAAATGTACTAAATTTGATTTCTCCAATCCAATTTCCTTGCAGCAGCTATGTCTCTCGAAGGGCTCATGCGTGCTTTGGCGTCTCTCTCCCACGGTCGAATCACACTGTTGGTGGGCTCCACAAATCGTGGGCCCAGGAGGCAGGCAGGTGACGCGTCCACTTCGTCTCTGCATTTTCCGTGTGCAAGATCGTcacacggcacggcacggcccgcgTCGCGTTCGTGTCAGTCAGCAGTGCTCCGCCGGGGGTGTGGGGCTTGTGATCAGTACATGGCGCCTGCGAGCGCGAGGGACACGATGGCCAGGATGCCGTGGAGGACAGGGGAGGGGGACCCTGCCGCGGCGGCCCCAAGCTGGTCGCCGCCGAGGTACACCATGGTGTCGTTCATCAGCGGCAGGCCCGGCGCCTGCGGGCTCGACCCGGCCGCCTTCACGCTGCAGGCAAAGAAGCAAAGAACTGCCAGTTAGCGGAGTAGCCTACCTGAAATGGTCAGCATCTTGCAAATTTCTACGAGAAAAATCACACGGAAGAGGCGTGTATCATGAGGCTTTGCATTACGCAACGCAATGGCAAGCCGTTTAATCAAATTAGTGGACCACCGGTGCGAACAAACTAAAGCGGCCGTCGCTGGCGCCTCGCTGGAGGCCGACGTTAGGTGCGTGTAATACGACGCCGACCTGCTGCATGGACGCACGCGTTCGGCGCGGCTCGGCGGCGTGCGGCGCCAAAAAAGTATGTGCGTACGACCATGGTGGGCCGGCGGCACGGCGAGCGTCACCGTGCTGCCGACGTGACTCGCGATGGACGAGGACGCGGTTGCAGTGGGTGGCTGGCTCATCGTCATCGGTGCGCATCACTCAACCGCACCAGATCACTTTGTGTGGTCTATTGCCGACCAGGTTCTTACCAACGGTCATGGGCTGAGAACCGAGCATAGCTCAGTTGGCAACGGTGGCCGGTGCTCACCAGGGGTTTTTGTTAGCCTATACTCCCGTTGCGATATTTCCTAGCTTGTTTTTGATATTTTCTGTTAAGAGGCTTGTAGCATGCACATGTACACGACTTTGGTCTCGCCCTCGTTTTTCTGTTGCGTAGAAGTAGGCAACCAGGATTGCTTCGTGGGATGCCACGGCTCAAGCAATCATGGCGACATTGTAGGGAAGATGAGTGAGTGGCTGTGGGATGGCGCAGCTGGCATACTCGGTCCAATGCCGCAAACTTAGCTGGAGTTAGTTGTAAACACAGAATATATaggaaggaagaagaacagGAAGAGAGAATGCTGAGTACTGCATCAATACTTGTCTCTCTCACGCACTTTCTCGTCAGCTCGACCTCAGTTTCCTCATTCGGCAACAACAAGTGGCATCAGAGCCTTGATCAAGTTCTGGCGGCATGGTTGACGATGGAGAGAAGTCACAGTCCAGTAAGTCGCCAGTTGCATCTCGATCTGGCGGCTCACGCACTCCTCCGCACACATGTCCTGTAAGCCGCAGGCAGAGCCGGACAAGGCGAGGCGGGGAGCTGCAGGTGGTGCATCACGTGGTGAAGGAGTCCACGGGCTCCGCCTCCTACCCGATGCTCACTCGGACGAATTACACCGAGTGGGCGATCCTGATGCGCGTGAGCATGCAAGCGCAAGGCATCTGGGAGCCTGTCGAGCACAGTGCCGTCACCGAGCGAGAGGGCAGGAGCGCGTTGGCGGCAATCCTCCGGTTAGTGCCACCGGAGATGATGCGCGTCATCGCCGCGAAGGACAACGCCCGGGACGCGTGGAACGCTGTGCATACGATGCGCATGGGTGTGGAGCGCGTGCGGGAGGCTAGGGCGCAGAAGCTGCGTCGCGAATTCGAGAACCTGGCGTTCAAAGATGGTGAGTTAGTCGAGGACTTCGCGCTACGTCTCTTGGGGCTCTTCACTGACCTgcaggtgctcggggaccaaatCGACAACGAGCGCGCCGTCAAGAAATTCCTGCATGTCGTACCGCCTCGGTACGCGCAGGTGACGATCTCCATCGAGACGCTCGTGGACTTGAGCACTCTCTCGATTGAGGAGCTCACGGGTCAGCTGCTCGCCGTCGAGGAGCGCTTCGCCGAAGGAGGCGAGGGCGCAGGCGGCGCTTGCTTGCTCCTTACTAAAGAGGAGTGGCAGGCGTATCAAGCTCGCCGCGAGGGCGGCGAGGGCTCATCCGGCAGAGGCGGCAAGTCATGCGGACGGGGCAAGTGGAGGCCCTAGAACAAGCCGACTGGAAGTggaggaagcggcggcggcaacaACAGCAATGACGGCGGCAACCGTGGCAAGCCTCTGCGTCATGAGGGCAAATGCCACAACTATGGCCTCCTAGGACATTGGGCAAAAGAGTGCCGCAAGCCGCGGCACGATCGCGAACGGCGCGAGGAGGCAAACCTCGTGCAAGGACAAGAGGACACGCCCGCTCTCCTGCTGGTGGTGGTCGGCGACGTCACCACCATGCTGGACCCGACGCCTGCACCATCAATGGCAGTGACGGCTGCCATGGCAGCACCTCCTGTCGCCGTGGCAGGAGCTGGCGAAGAGCGCGTATACCTGAACGAGGAGCACGTCATCCCGGTGCCGTCCGTCGATGATCGCTGGTACCTTGATACAGGTGCTAGCAACCACATGACTGGGACGCGATCTATGTTCACAAACCCTCGACGAGCACGTGTCAAGTACGGTAAAATTTGGCGATGGCTCGGCGATTGACATACAGGGTCGGGGATCCGTGTTGTTCGTATGCAAGAACGGCGAGCACAGGGTGCTGACCGAGGTGTACTTCATACCTCAGCTCCGGAGCAACATCGTTAGCATCGGGCAGCTGGATGAAATTGGCATGAAGACGGTGGTCGAGGAAGGCATAATGTGCCTCTTCGATCGGCAGCGGACCGTGCTGGCGCGCGTGAGGCGGATGCCAAACCGCCTCTACTCCGTCTCCCTCGACCTGACGACGACAGTCTGCCTACTGGCACAAGCAGGGGACGCGGCGTGGCGCTGGCACGCCCGCTATGGGCATCTACACTTCCACGCCCTGCACGATCTCGTCGCCAAGGACATGGTCATCGGCATGCCAGCAATCGACCACATCGAGCAGTTCTGCGAGGGGTGCACTCTTGGGAAGCAGCACCGAGCGCCGTTCCCGCACGCTACGGCGTATCGTGCGGAGGGGTGGCTGGAGCTCACGCACAGCGATCTCTGCGGGCCAATCAGTCCGGCGACCCCGGGAGGTAACAAGTACTTCCTCCTCATCGTTGATGACGCTAGTCGATACATGTGGGTGGAAGTGCTCAGGTCGAAGGACGAGGCGCTAAAATTCTTCAAGAAAGTGAAAGCCCTCGCAGAGAATGAGCTCGGCCTGAAGATGAAGGCATTCAGGACAGATCGCGGTAGCGAGTTTAACTCCGTCGAGTTCGCCGACTTATGCAACGAGCACGGGGTCCGCCACCACACTACCGCACCTTATTCACCGCAACAAAATGGGGTGGTAGAACGGCGGAACCAAACCGTCGTGGAGATGGCCCGGAGCCTGCTGAAAAGCATGGCCGTGCCGGCCATGTTCTGGGCAGAGGCGGTCAAGGCGGCAGTGCACATCCTCAATCGCTCACCGATGCGCAGCCTGCACGGCATCACCCCGTACGAGGCTTGGCACAAGCGGAAGCCCAACGTGCACGTTTGTATGTGTCGCCCACGTGAAGAACGTCGGGCCCGGTGTGAAGAAGCTCGATGACAGGTCCACGGCGATGGTCTTCGTCAGCTACGAGGACGGAGCGAAGGCCTACCGCGTCTACAACCCCACTACACACCGTCTTTATATCACCAGAGACGTGGCCTTCAAGGAGGATCGTCGGTGGGACTGGGAGTCCGACGGCGACACGACAGTGAGCAGCGACTCTTTCACGGTGGTGTACTCCACTGATGCCATCACGCCAACCGACGCGGTGACCACCGCTACCTCAACCAACGCAGCCACAGCAGGAACGCGAGCCGTGACATCCAGTGCGACAGCACCTGATGACACCGTACCAGCCACACCGATGCCCAGTTTGCAGGAGCCGGGGGGTGATGGCATTGTCTTCGTGACTCCACCCACCGGCGGGACGTTCAACTCAGAAGGCGTGCCGCAGAGGTACTGCGGCATCTACGAGGTGACCGAAGCGGCTCCACTGTGCACCATTGAGTACAGCGGGCTGTGTATCCTCGCCGCCGAGGAGCCCGTAAGCGTCGAGGCGGCACTATCGAAGCCGTCGTGGAGAAAAGCAATGGAGGCGGAGATGGAGTCCATCCTCGACAACCAGACATGGGAGATGGCCGCGCTCCCTACCGGTCACCGCGCCATTGGACTTAAGTGGGTCTTCAAAGTGAAAAAGGACCCCCCTGGCAATGTGGTGAAGCACAAGGCTTGCTTGGTCGCAAAAGGATATGTGCAACGTCAGGGCATCGACTTTGAAGAGGTTTTTGCGCCGGTGGCTCGCATGGAGACAGTGCGGCTACTGCTTGCTCTGGCGGCGCACTACAGATGGCAAGTccatcacatggacgtcaaAAAGCGCGTTCCTCAACGGGGACCTCGCCGAGGAGGTCTACGTACACTAGCCGGCGGGCTTCATCGACGCCGGCAGTGAGGACAAGGTGCTCAAGTTGAGGAAGGCACTGTACGGGCTCCGCCAAGCGCCCCGCGCCTGGAACGCCAAGTTGGACGCCTCCTTGGTGTCACTCGGTTTTGAGAGATGCCCCCTCGAACACGCTCTGTATAAGAGAAGGGGAGCGGACTCATTTCTCCTTGTCGGCGTCTACGTCGATGACCTGGTGATCACCGGCACCGACGCTGCGGACATCGACGTCTTCAAGGTATAGATGCATGATCTGTTCCAGATGAGCGATCTCGGCCCTTTGTGCTATTACCTAGGGATCGAGGTGCGTCAGGAGCCTGGCAAGATCACACTCTGCCAGGGAAGCTACGCCGAGAAAATTCTCGAGACCGCAGGCATGGGGAGCTGCAATCCATGCCACACGCCGGTGGAGACAAGGCTCAAGCTCGCGAAGCACAACGGCGGCGACGCGGTCGACGCCACCCATTACCGCAGCGTCATCGGCAGCTTGCGGTATTTGGTGAACTCGCGCCCGGACATCGCATATGCAGTGGGGATCACGAGCCAGTACATGGAGGCGCCGGGAGTGCGGCATTGGGCGCTGGTGAAGCAAATCCTGCGCTACGTGTGCGGGACGATCGGCTACGGGTGCGTCTACCGTGCGAGGTCGTCAGAACCGACGTTAATCGGCTACAGCGACAGTGATCATGCCGGCGACGTCGATGATCGCAAGAGCACGACGGGGACGCTGTTCTTCCTCGGCTCAAGCGTCATCACCTGGGCCTCACAGAAGCAGAAGATCGTGGCGCTATCTTCGTGCGAGGCAGAATATGTTGCAGCTGCAGTAGCTGCCTGCCAAGGACTCTGGCTCAGTCGCCTGCTCACCGAGATAAGAGGAGGAGAACCGGCGAAGTTCAGGCTTCGCGTGGACATCAAATCGGCGATCGCGCTCTGCAAAAATCCAGTGCATCACGAGCGGAGTAAGCACATTGACGTCCGCTACCATTTTATTCGTGAGTGCATTGAGTCAGAGAAGTTGGATGTGGATCACGTCGACACTGATCTTTAGTTAGCTGACATTCTAACCAAAGGGCGCGGGCGTGTCAAGTTCGTCGAGATGAGGCAGAAGCTCAAAGTCGAAGAAGTAAAGCCAAAGCAACAGGATTAGGGGGGGTGAATTGTTAGCCTATAATCCCGTTGCGATATTTCCTAGCTTGTTTTTGATATTTTCTGTTAAGAGGCTTGCAGCGTGCGCATGTACACGACTTTGGCCTCGCCCTCGTTTTTCTGTTGCGTAGAAGTAGGCAGCCAGGATTGCTTCGTGGGATGGCACGGCTCAAGCAATCATGGCGACATTGTAGGGAAGAGGAGTGAGTGGCTGTGGGATGGCGCAGCTGGCATACTCGGTCCAACGCCGCAAACTTAGCTGGAGTTAGTTGTAAACACAGAATATATaggaaggaagaagaacagGAAGAGAGAATGTTGAGCACTGCATAAATACTTGTCTCTCTCGCGCACTTTCTCGTCAGCTCGACCTCAGTTTCCTCATTCGGCAACAACAGTTTTAATCCCTAGCTGCTTCCGGATGGGTCTGGAGCTAGGCTTatggtatatacatatatacgtgtTAAGTGGGATGTGAGTGCTCGTATACCAATAGTTTAGACTCTCTAATTCATCTTTAGCGTGGGTTAGCACTGACGCATGTACATACATGAGAGTGTGAGTGAGATATGTGTAATTCCTGTACATCCTCATATGTAAATAAACGATCATACAAAAAGTAGAGGAGACCAAAAGGTGCTTTCCTTTTGACAAGATTTGGCTAATCTTACGCCTACTACGTGACTCTTACCCAAGAAAAATCAACTATTTTCGGTCACACTATTCACGAACAAGAAATGGATGGCAACTTAGAAACAGTTGGAGGTAAGTAGCAAGTGACGCATGTACCTAGTTGTGCTGGGGCAGAAGGTGATAGCGTAGGCGGTGGTGTCGCCGGCGCATGTGAAGGTGGATGTGGCGTCGTCGTACGCGTAGCTATACGCCCTTGGGCACGCGTTCTTGAAGAACTGCGAGTACGCCGACGGCTTGCACGTGTGGGGGTTCCCGTACTCGCCTTTGCAGCAGTACTGCGCCGACCCGAACGCCTCGCACGCGCTCTTGCACGCCACGCCGCCCGGGGAGGACGCCGACGCGACCCGCAATTCGGCGGGGCACGCGCCGTTCAGGTACACCATGCACCCCGTCGGCGCGCAGTtgccccccgccgccgcgccctgcggcgctaCCAGCACGGGCAGGTTGTACCCGTCCACCAGGCTGACGTCGTAGAAGTCCATGCCGCCACTGCCGTCCATGCTGAACTCGGCGAGCGTCGCCGGTGGGGCGGCCCCGCCGCCGGCGCAGTCCTGCTTTCCGGAGCCGCAGTCGCCCGTGACGCACGCGAATTTGCCGTTGTCATC
Coding sequences:
- the LOC133918883 gene encoding thaumatin-like protein 1b isoform X2, encoding MDSTGFALAPGESRAIPVPSGWSGRLWGRTLCSTDDNGKFACVTGDCGSGKQDCAGGGAAPPATLAEFSMDGSGGMDFYDVSLVDGYNLPVLVAPQGAAAGGNCAPTGCMVYLNGACPAELRVASASSPGGVACKSACEAFGSAQYCCKGEYGNPHTCKPSAYSQFFKNACPRAYSYAYDDATSTFTCAGDTTAYAITFCPSTTSVKAAGSSPQAPGLPLMNDTMVYLGGDQLGAAAAGSPSPVLHGILAIVSLALAGAMY
- the LOC133918883 gene encoding thaumatin-like protein 1b isoform X1, with translation MARAHRALVCLAILTVSISSAVSKSFTIANNCDYTVWPGILSSAGSVVMDSTGFALAPGESRAIPVPSGWSGRLWGRTLCSTDDNGKFACVTGDCGSGKQDCAGGGAAPPATLAEFSMDGSGGMDFYDVSLVDGYNLPVLVAPQGAAAGGNCAPTGCMVYLNGACPAELRVASASSPGGVACKSACEAFGSAQYCCKGEYGNPHTCKPSAYSQFFKNACPRAYSYAYDDATSTFTCAGDTTAYAITFCPSTTSVKAAGSSPQAPGLPLMNDTMVYLGGDQLGAAAAGSPSPVLHGILAIVSLALAGAMY